The nucleotide sequence ACATCACCCGCGTCACCTCGTGGGTCGACCCCGTCGACCTCGGGCACCGCGGCATCAGCGTCGAGCGCGCGGGCGAGCCGCCCGTGGTGCTCGTCGAGGAGCGCGACCCGGCTTCAGCATTGGACCCGACGTACAATCGCGACAACCTCGCGCTCGATGCCGCATGGGCGAGTTCGCTCGGCAGAGACCTGGCGCTCTGGCTCGGCGTCGACCATGCAGACCTGCTCCCATGAACGAGACCTCGTTCGAGGGCGGGTTCCTGGCTCGGGCCTGCCATTAGATGGAAAATTCAACACATGACGGCCCTGAGAGGCCCGGGTGGGATGAGGTGGCCCTGCCCTGATGGCAGGCTTTCCGTGCCGTGCCCGACGAATCGAATCCGGGAGGGGGCCCTTACATGTCGCAGTCGCGAGAGTGGCTGAGTGGCGCACAACGCTCGTGGTTCGAGCCGCCGGACATCCTCTGGCAGCGGTTCCGCGGGCTGGTGACGCTCGAGGTGATGAAGTGGTCGGTGGAGGTCTACCGCGAGGTGGCGGCCTCCGGGCCGTTCTTCGGCGCCATCGACGTGAAGGACTCTGAAATCACCGCCGAGGCCCGGAGGTACATGGTCGAGAACACGCGCACCCGGTGGACCCGGGGCGTCGTCTACATCGGCGCGGGCTCCATCCAGAGGGTCAACACCAAGGGGATGATGGCGAAGCCCCTCTTCGAAGCCCGGCCCTCCTTCGAAATCATCTACGTGGACACCGCGGAGCAGGCGCGCGAGTGGATTGAGCGACAGCGCGCGAAGCAGCAGCGAAGCGCCGGCTGACGCGGCTCACCGGTTCACGTCGCCGCCTGCGCCGGGGCAGGGGCGCGCGGGTCCGGGCGACGGCGAGCGAGCGCGCGTGACAGCAGGGCGTCGAGCGAGAAGCGGCCGGGCCCCGCGAGCAGCAGCACCAGGGAGATGGCCGTGAACAGCGTCGCCAGCTCGGACGAGCCGGAGCCCACGGCCGCCGCGCTGCGGCCTCCCGCGCGCACCAGCCAGGTGGGCAGGCCCGCGAAGGGGATGCCGAGCCCCGGAGGCACTCCGCCCATGCTGAGGCGGATGAAGGGGTCCCCGACGGAGAGGTGCCCGAGGACGATGCCGACGAGCATCGTCACCACCACGCCCAGCGCGGCCAGCGGCGTGACGAGCCCCAGCACCCAGGCGATGCCCCCGCCGAACTCCGCCACCGCCGCGAGCAGCTGGAGCACCCCGGGCACCGGGCTGTCCGGTCCCATCCAGCTGAACGGGGTGAGCATCTTGGGCGCACCATGCAGGGCCATGGCGCTCCCCGCCAGGACCCTCAACACGAGCAGGCCCGTGGAAGCGGGGCCATCCAGGGTGTGACGACCGAAGAGAAGCTGCGCAATGCCGCGTGTCATTCCAGGTCCTCCTGTTCCTTGCTGTCGAGAAGGGTGAGCGCCATGCGCAGGGCGGAGCGGACGAGCGGGGCCTCCGGCTCCGTCTTCCCCACCAGGCTCATGCCCTGCACCAGCACGATGAGGTGCTGGGCGAGCGCCCGTGCGTTACGGGCCGGGTCGATTTCTCCGGCGTCCTGGGAGGCCTTGATGGCGGTCTCGAGGATGGCCGCCATCTTCGAGTAGCGGCGCCCCACCAGGGCGCGAACCTCCGGGTCCCGGGGCGCCACCTCGGCGGCCGTGTTGGCCAGGAGGCAGCCTCGGTGCCGCAGCTCTCCGGTGCAGTTCTTCAGCATGTTGCGCAGGTAGCGCTCGATGCCGGCCCGGGGCGTGGGGCCCGACGCGAGCAGCGTCTCCAGCTCCTCCGCGCTGAGGTCCGCGTAGCGTTCGAGCGCGGCGAGGAACAGGGCCCGCTTGTCCCCGAAGGCTGCGTACAGGCTTCCCCGGAGCAGGCCCGTGCCTTGCTCCAGGTCCTTCACCGAGAGCGCGGAGTAGCCCGTCTCCCAGAACTGCATCATCGCGCGCTGGAGGACCTCGTCCTCTTCGAAGGTCTTCGGTCTTCCCATGAGGCGGCCTCCGCGGTGGCTCGTTCTTGAACGCTCGTTCAAATACCGATTGTTATACGGCCGGTCAAGTACGAGTCGTTGGGGTGGGGGCTCCGCGCGGGCACTGCTACCGGTTACATGGACTCCA is from Pyxidicoccus xibeiensis and encodes:
- a CDS encoding DoxX family protein, which encodes MTRGIAQLLFGRHTLDGPASTGLLVLRVLAGSAMALHGAPKMLTPFSWMGPDSPVPGVLQLLAAVAEFGGGIAWVLGLVTPLAALGVVVTMLVGIVLGHLSVGDPFIRLSMGGVPPGLGIPFAGLPTWLVRAGGRSAAAVGSGSSELATLFTAISLVLLLAGPGRFSLDALLSRALARRRPDPRAPAPAQAAT
- a CDS encoding TetR/AcrR family transcriptional regulator; this translates as MGRPKTFEEDEVLQRAMMQFWETGYSALSVKDLEQGTGLLRGSLYAAFGDKRALFLAALERYADLSAEELETLLASGPTPRAGIERYLRNMLKNCTGELRHRGCLLANTAAEVAPRDPEVRALVGRRYSKMAAILETAIKASQDAGEIDPARNARALAQHLIVLVQGMSLVGKTEPEAPLVRSALRMALTLLDSKEQEDLE